One window of the Rhodococcus sovatensis genome contains the following:
- a CDS encoding helix-turn-helix transcriptional regulator, with protein MSPSPLIGRGELLDVLVRAVDASGTTSTFVVMTGPTGIGASSILRELERTVGTEGHRTVVRRTGAVPWETQVPFGLVTQLVPAIDFSGSDPVDWGNRIADALPRDGGTVLLIDDAHDSDPDSLRALSSAVRHHRAAGLAVVCIRKVLPDGNIEAHRVLDRAADLSLAVPALTVSAIAELAALQGIILSPSSSAHLTRHTGGRPRHALALLDEVPRDTWKSVRPDLPAPAFVEADVRSTLELCTHEARRLVRAVAVLDSGRPLTTVCEVADIDDPWPAVDLAEQLGLVVVRRSSAATILEAPDRTVRAAVLATMSRVERAHVHRAAAAAEADPADQLAHLVEASPLPDPLVSDRLDALAASRAGKGEWATAARLYLLSSRSTEEPQAREDRLVRAVDALIGAGDMRTASDYIAEIESLRETPTRNAVLGYLAILRGRPNEAEARLTRAWQMVRTRHDPEVAAVICHRQVLHNLARCDGANLVLWADRAVELVGADHATAVEAQSIRGLGLAGTGRVAEALDSYRDLWGHASTGAVGQRVQMGAGWLHFATDHIDLARSELEAAAPTDFLGGSTRISLWAHGWLARTYFVTGEWDAALRLVGAGSDLADRSGAALIVPLLQWTATQIHALRGDWEAAAASAHRGESGARDYAIMRVPTALGRAAIAEARADYAGVIRALAPLTEQWAHADVSEPGFWAWPDVYANALIVEGRLDEADKFLIPHEAKVRERGHRSGHARLACARGRLHGAIGDLDSARASFEDALASLAPLPLTYDRARVNYAYGQNLRRAGKRRDADAVVSAAREGYLALGATTYVRRCDRELKAGGVHAVLKNRAHDALTSQEDAVSSLVATGMTNREVAAELFLSVKTVQFHLTRVYAKMGIRSRAELAAARSTDEASST; from the coding sequence ATGTCACCCTCACCGTTGATCGGTCGCGGTGAACTGCTGGACGTCCTGGTCCGGGCAGTCGACGCCTCCGGGACGACGTCGACCTTCGTGGTGATGACCGGACCGACCGGCATCGGTGCATCGTCGATTCTTCGAGAGCTGGAACGGACTGTAGGCACCGAGGGGCACCGCACGGTCGTACGGCGCACCGGAGCAGTGCCATGGGAAACACAGGTGCCGTTCGGCCTCGTCACGCAGCTCGTCCCCGCAATCGACTTCAGTGGGTCCGATCCGGTCGACTGGGGAAACCGCATCGCCGACGCGTTGCCGAGGGATGGGGGAACAGTCCTGCTGATCGATGATGCGCACGACTCCGACCCCGACTCGCTACGTGCGCTCTCCTCGGCCGTCCGACACCACCGAGCTGCTGGTCTGGCAGTGGTGTGTATCCGAAAAGTGTTGCCGGACGGAAATATCGAGGCCCATCGGGTTCTCGATCGCGCCGCAGACCTGTCGTTGGCCGTACCGGCACTGACGGTATCGGCCATAGCCGAGCTCGCCGCACTGCAGGGGATAATTCTGTCACCGTCCTCGTCTGCGCACTTGACGCGTCACACCGGAGGACGTCCTCGACACGCACTGGCGCTGCTGGACGAGGTGCCACGCGACACCTGGAAGAGTGTTCGTCCGGATCTACCCGCACCTGCTTTCGTGGAGGCCGATGTTCGGTCGACGCTCGAGCTCTGCACACACGAGGCGCGGCGTCTGGTCAGAGCCGTCGCCGTCCTCGACAGCGGCCGCCCGCTGACCACGGTGTGCGAGGTCGCCGACATCGACGACCCCTGGCCGGCTGTCGATCTCGCAGAGCAGCTCGGACTTGTAGTCGTCAGGCGCAGCTCCGCTGCGACAATCCTCGAAGCTCCCGATCGGACGGTCCGCGCGGCCGTGCTCGCGACGATGAGCAGAGTCGAGCGCGCGCACGTGCACCGAGCGGCTGCCGCAGCCGAGGCCGACCCGGCCGACCAGCTCGCGCATCTGGTCGAAGCATCGCCGCTGCCCGATCCGCTGGTGTCGGACCGCTTGGACGCACTCGCCGCGTCCCGTGCCGGGAAAGGTGAATGGGCAACGGCAGCGCGGCTCTACCTCCTGTCGAGTCGGTCGACCGAGGAACCACAGGCGCGAGAGGATCGCCTGGTTCGCGCAGTGGACGCCCTCATCGGCGCCGGGGACATGCGCACAGCTTCGGATTACATCGCCGAGATCGAAAGTCTTCGCGAAACCCCGACTCGCAATGCCGTTCTCGGATACCTGGCAATTCTGCGGGGACGGCCCAACGAAGCTGAAGCCCGGCTCACTCGGGCTTGGCAGATGGTGCGGACGCGGCACGATCCCGAGGTCGCTGCCGTGATCTGCCATCGACAGGTACTGCACAACCTGGCCCGCTGCGACGGTGCCAACCTCGTGTTGTGGGCTGACCGCGCAGTCGAACTCGTCGGAGCCGACCACGCAACGGCGGTGGAGGCGCAGTCGATTCGAGGTCTCGGGCTCGCGGGCACTGGCCGTGTCGCAGAGGCACTCGACAGTTACCGAGACCTGTGGGGCCACGCCAGCACCGGGGCCGTCGGACAGCGCGTGCAGATGGGTGCCGGCTGGCTGCACTTCGCCACGGACCACATCGATCTCGCACGCTCCGAACTCGAAGCCGCAGCACCGACCGACTTCCTCGGCGGTTCGACTCGAATCTCGTTGTGGGCTCACGGATGGTTGGCTCGCACCTACTTCGTCACCGGCGAGTGGGATGCCGCGCTTCGGCTGGTCGGTGCAGGTAGCGACCTGGCGGATCGTTCCGGTGCGGCATTGATCGTTCCACTTCTACAGTGGACCGCCACGCAAATTCACGCGCTGCGCGGGGACTGGGAAGCCGCCGCGGCAAGCGCGCACCGCGGGGAATCCGGCGCGCGTGACTACGCGATCATGCGAGTGCCCACAGCCTTGGGACGTGCTGCGATCGCGGAGGCTCGCGCCGACTATGCCGGGGTCATTCGAGCATTGGCACCGTTGACAGAGCAGTGGGCCCACGCCGACGTCTCCGAACCCGGCTTCTGGGCGTGGCCCGACGTATACGCCAACGCGTTGATAGTCGAGGGCCGACTCGACGAGGCCGACAAGTTCTTGATTCCGCACGAGGCCAAGGTGCGCGAGCGAGGCCATCGATCTGGACACGCTCGCCTTGCCTGCGCGCGTGGCCGGTTACACGGCGCCATCGGCGACCTCGATTCTGCGCGAGCATCATTCGAGGACGCGCTGGCCTCGTTGGCACCACTACCCCTGACGTACGATCGCGCCCGAGTCAACTATGCCTACGGTCAGAACCTGCGCAGAGCCGGGAAGCGACGCGATGCCGATGCCGTCGTCAGCGCCGCTCGCGAGGGCTATCTCGCACTGGGTGCCACCACGTACGTTCGGCGGTGCGACCGTGAGCTCAAGGCAGGCGGTGTGCACGCTGTTCTGAAGAACCGGGCTCACGACGCGTTGACATCGCAAGAGGATGCCGTCTCGAGTCTGGTCGCCACAGGAATGACCAATCGCGAGGTCGCCGCCGAATTGTTTCTGTCGGTCAAGACTGTTCAGTTTCATCTGACCCGGGTGTACGCCAAGATGGGCATCCGTTCGAGAGCTGAATTGGCAGCTGCCCGGTCGACCGATGAGGCCTCGTCAACGTGA
- a CDS encoding aromatic acid/H+ symport family MFS transporter, protein MNAPDSTENTSWASDRHRRSVLWIVALSTAAIVFDGYDLVVYGTVLPTLLADSAQLGALDPETAGALGSYALIGVMVGALTAGAYGDRIGRRRTMLTCIVWFSVGMGATALAQNITMFGILRFLTGIGVGGLVATVGAMIAEFAPPGRRNLFNAIVYSGIPAGGVLASLAAITLQDSIGWRGLFWIGALPLFVLLPLALLRMPESPRWLLAHGRVADAQQICARTGIPMPEAEPAITGDRVGFAALARKPLLRPTALLGLMSFSGLLLTYGLNTWLPQIMSEAGYNAKGSLSFLLVLNGGAIIGGLIASRVADRTGPQRVIAVTFCLAALSLVLLTLNFPLGVLLVAVAGAGIGAIGTQVLIYGFVSNYYPTTARAAGVAWCAGFGRLGGILGPLLGGILLGAGIASSTAFYIFAVVALLGALVTTAVPAVRALRQSDRVSSEPVKVAE, encoded by the coding sequence ATGAATGCCCCGGACTCCACCGAAAACACCAGTTGGGCCAGCGACCGACACCGCCGAAGTGTGTTGTGGATCGTTGCACTGTCCACGGCAGCCATTGTTTTCGACGGCTACGATCTCGTCGTCTACGGCACCGTGTTGCCGACTCTACTCGCAGATTCAGCTCAGCTGGGCGCGCTGGATCCAGAGACGGCAGGTGCGCTCGGCTCCTACGCCCTCATCGGAGTCATGGTCGGCGCGTTGACGGCCGGTGCTTACGGTGATCGGATCGGTCGACGCAGAACGATGTTGACGTGCATCGTCTGGTTCTCGGTGGGGATGGGGGCGACCGCACTCGCACAGAACATCACGATGTTCGGGATACTTCGGTTCTTGACCGGTATCGGAGTCGGCGGCCTCGTCGCCACCGTCGGAGCGATGATCGCCGAGTTCGCACCGCCCGGACGACGAAACTTGTTCAACGCCATCGTCTACAGCGGCATCCCGGCAGGCGGCGTGCTGGCATCGCTGGCCGCGATCACCCTGCAGGATTCGATCGGCTGGCGCGGCCTGTTCTGGATCGGCGCACTCCCGCTGTTCGTGCTGCTGCCGCTGGCTCTGCTTCGGATGCCGGAGTCACCGCGGTGGCTGTTGGCGCACGGACGCGTCGCCGATGCTCAGCAGATCTGTGCTCGAACCGGCATTCCGATGCCTGAGGCCGAACCCGCCATCACCGGGGATCGCGTCGGGTTCGCCGCTCTGGCTCGCAAACCGCTGCTGCGCCCGACGGCCCTTCTCGGTCTGATGAGCTTCTCCGGCCTATTGCTGACCTACGGCCTCAACACCTGGCTTCCACAGATCATGTCCGAGGCCGGATACAACGCCAAGGGCTCACTGTCATTCCTGTTGGTGCTCAACGGCGGTGCCATCATCGGCGGGCTGATTGCCTCTCGTGTCGCCGACCGCACCGGACCGCAACGCGTCATCGCGGTCACCTTCTGCCTCGCCGCGTTGTCATTGGTTCTGCTGACGCTGAATTTCCCGCTCGGTGTCCTACTGGTCGCCGTTGCAGGCGCAGGCATCGGGGCCATCGGCACCCAGGTCTTGATCTACGGATTCGTCTCGAACTACTATCCCACCACCGCCCGCGCAGCAGGTGTTGCGTGGTGCGCCGGATTCGGCCGGCTCGGGGGCATACTCGGACCGCTACTCGGCGGCATCTTGCTCGGAGCCGGCATCGCGTCGTCGACGGCGTTCTACATCTTTGCTGTCGTGGCGCTGCTCGGAGCACTCGTCACGACCGCTGTCCCCGCGGTTCGGGCACTGCGCCAGTCCGATCGAGTATCCAGCGAACCGGTGAAAGTGGCTGAATGA
- a CDS encoding benzoate/H(+) symporter BenE family transporter has translation MTDIFERLASSELPERRPPSLRTLRADFGWQYVGAGATGVLFSATGPVAVIMGAAAAGSLTAAQTASWVFGVFVLNGILTVVASWVYRMPLSFFWTIPGTVLVGQSLASLTWPAVVGAYLATGILIIVLGATGVVSKLMAILPHSVVMAMVAGAFLSFGTGVVQSVSSNVLVAGSMVVAWLALTRSDTWSKRVPPVLAALVAGLGALALTGGYARVSGPATELPLVGLPELVAPSFSGAAMAQLVIPLAITVVAVQNGQGAAVLNSAGHRPPMTVVTIACGVWSLLVAPLGAVSTCLAGPTNALLVAVGDRSRQYIAGMTCGVLAIVVGVLAPLLVRGLAVVPATFIAALAGLAMLEALRGAFTAAFSGSTGRPVLAPLITLLVTISGTDVGGLGAPFWGLVAGVAVTFLLDRRQ, from the coding sequence ATGACGGATATTTTCGAGAGACTGGCATCGAGCGAACTGCCGGAACGTCGCCCGCCGAGTCTGCGTACCCTGCGCGCCGACTTCGGCTGGCAGTACGTCGGAGCGGGGGCAACCGGCGTGCTGTTCAGCGCGACCGGGCCCGTTGCGGTCATCATGGGTGCCGCAGCAGCCGGGTCGCTCACCGCCGCGCAGACGGCGTCGTGGGTCTTCGGAGTATTCGTGCTCAACGGCATCCTCACTGTGGTGGCGAGCTGGGTGTACCGGATGCCGCTGAGTTTCTTCTGGACCATTCCGGGCACTGTTCTGGTCGGTCAGTCGCTGGCATCGTTGACTTGGCCGGCAGTAGTCGGGGCCTACCTCGCCACCGGGATACTCATCATCGTGCTCGGAGCCACCGGTGTGGTCTCGAAGCTGATGGCCATTCTGCCGCACAGCGTGGTGATGGCGATGGTCGCCGGAGCGTTTCTGTCGTTCGGAACCGGAGTCGTACAGTCTGTTTCGTCCAACGTGCTCGTCGCCGGCAGTATGGTCGTGGCGTGGTTGGCCCTGACCCGATCTGATACTTGGTCGAAACGGGTACCTCCAGTTCTCGCCGCATTGGTCGCCGGGCTCGGTGCTCTCGCACTGACCGGCGGATACGCCCGAGTGAGCGGCCCGGCGACCGAACTGCCCCTGGTCGGTCTTCCCGAACTCGTTGCGCCGTCGTTCAGCGGGGCAGCGATGGCACAGTTGGTGATACCGCTCGCCATCACCGTGGTCGCAGTACAGAACGGGCAGGGTGCTGCAGTATTGAATTCTGCGGGCCACCGGCCGCCGATGACCGTCGTCACCATCGCCTGCGGCGTCTGGTCACTTCTGGTCGCGCCGCTGGGTGCGGTGTCGACATGTCTTGCCGGTCCGACCAACGCATTGCTCGTCGCTGTGGGTGACCGGTCGCGGCAGTACATCGCGGGAATGACCTGCGGCGTATTGGCCATCGTGGTAGGTGTCCTCGCGCCGCTGCTGGTGCGAGGTCTGGCCGTGGTACCCGCAACATTCATAGCCGCTCTCGCAGGCCTGGCCATGCTCGAGGCGCTGCGCGGTGCATTCACTGCCGCGTTCTCCGGCTCGACCGGTCGGCCGGTACTGGCGCCCCTGATCACCTTGCTGGTCACCATCTCCGGTACCGATGTCGGAGGGCTCGGCGCACCGTTCTGGGGACTCGTCGCAGGTGTTGCAGTGACTTTCCTGCTCGACCGCCGACAGTAG
- a CDS encoding RidA family protein codes for MSVTYSSPEGMTQHVPYHHVAVGTGTRHVHVSGQIAGRTDGTPVAPGDLAGQVAQALHNTALGLAGAGATFGDVLRLTFYVTQWAPEKIAEFMAGVEQVAVEIGLPVPMPPASLIGVDYLFEPDVLVEVEATAILD; via the coding sequence ATGTCCGTCACCTATTCCAGTCCAGAAGGCATGACCCAGCACGTGCCTTACCATCACGTCGCTGTAGGCACCGGAACGCGCCACGTACACGTCAGCGGCCAGATCGCAGGCCGGACCGACGGAACCCCCGTGGCCCCGGGCGACCTTGCGGGTCAGGTTGCACAGGCACTGCATAACACCGCGCTCGGCTTGGCGGGTGCGGGCGCGACGTTCGGTGACGTATTGCGGCTGACGTTCTACGTCACCCAGTGGGCACCCGAGAAGATCGCCGAGTTCATGGCAGGTGTCGAACAGGTCGCTGTGGAGATCGGACTACCTGTTCCCATGCCGCCCGCCTCGCTCATAGGCGTCGACTATCTCTTCGAACCAGACGTACTGGTAGAGGTCGAGGCAACCGCAATCCTCGACTGA
- a CDS encoding helix-turn-helix domain-containing protein produces MTDTSAAPGELTVSAPHRELLDQVLDKWSLAVLNELCEQPCRFNELRRAIPTVTQKSLTATLRKLERNGIIERVLLSSRPVAVEYRITPLGKTLRPPIDVILHWATDHMPEIERARERFDLA; encoded by the coding sequence ATGACGGATACCTCGGCCGCGCCGGGTGAACTCACTGTCAGCGCACCCCACCGCGAGCTGCTCGATCAGGTTCTCGACAAATGGTCGCTGGCCGTCCTCAACGAACTCTGCGAACAACCCTGTCGCTTCAACGAACTGCGTCGCGCGATCCCGACCGTGACACAGAAGTCGCTCACCGCGACACTGCGCAAACTCGAACGAAACGGGATTATCGAAAGGGTTCTGCTCAGTTCGCGTCCCGTCGCCGTCGAGTACCGAATCACTCCTCTGGGCAAGACGCTCCGGCCACCGATCGACGTCATCCTGCACTGGGCAACCGACCATATGCCGGAGATCGAACGAGCTCGCGAGCGCTTCGACCTCGCATGA
- the fbaA gene encoding class II fructose-bisphosphate aldolase, giving the protein MPIATPDQYAAMLDRAKAGGFAYPAINVTSSQTLNAALQGFAEAESDGIIQVSLGTAQYLSGNKVQDRFSGSKALALYAHEVARHYSVSVALHTDHCPVENLDDWVRPLLADAIERRGRGLDPLYQSHMWDGSAVPLDENLRIAGELLEESIKANTILEIEVGVVGGEEDGISHEINEQLYSTVDDARATIAALGAGERGRYMTALTFGNVHGVYNPASVHLRPEILADIQAVIGGETGKDKPFDLVFHGGSGSSASDIAAAVGSGVVKMNVDTDTQYAFTRSIAGHMMSKYDQVLKIDGEYGNKKAYDPRSWGKPAETAMAGRVIEAAQSLGSAGRAMR; this is encoded by the coding sequence ATGCCGATAGCAACCCCGGATCAGTACGCTGCGATGTTGGACCGTGCGAAAGCTGGTGGCTTTGCTTATCCGGCAATCAACGTGACGAGCTCGCAGACACTCAATGCCGCGCTGCAGGGCTTCGCCGAGGCAGAGAGCGACGGCATCATTCAGGTGTCGCTTGGGACCGCACAGTATCTGTCCGGCAACAAGGTTCAGGACAGGTTCTCAGGATCCAAGGCGCTGGCGTTGTACGCCCATGAGGTTGCGCGGCACTACTCGGTTTCTGTTGCCCTGCATACCGACCACTGCCCCGTCGAGAATCTCGACGATTGGGTACGACCGCTGCTCGCCGACGCGATCGAACGCCGAGGGCGGGGACTCGATCCGCTGTACCAGTCACACATGTGGGACGGATCTGCCGTTCCCCTCGACGAAAACCTCCGTATTGCCGGAGAACTGCTCGAAGAGTCCATCAAAGCGAACACCATTCTCGAGATCGAGGTGGGAGTGGTGGGCGGTGAAGAAGACGGTATCTCACACGAGATCAACGAGCAGCTGTATTCCACGGTCGACGATGCACGCGCAACGATTGCCGCGCTGGGAGCGGGCGAGCGAGGTCGATACATGACGGCGCTGACGTTCGGCAACGTCCACGGTGTCTACAACCCCGCGTCGGTGCATCTGCGGCCTGAGATTCTTGCGGACATCCAAGCCGTGATCGGCGGTGAGACGGGGAAGGACAAGCCCTTCGACCTCGTCTTCCATGGTGGTTCGGGTTCGAGCGCCTCGGATATCGCCGCTGCGGTCGGCAGCGGCGTGGTCAAGATGAACGTCGACACCGATACCCAGTACGCGTTCACCCGGTCCATCGCGGGGCACATGATGAGCAAATACGACCAGGTACTGAAAATCGATGGCGAGTACGGCAACAAGAAGGCCTACGACCCACGATCCTGGGGCAAGCCTGCCGAAACGGCGATGGCGGGACGCGTCATCGAAGCGGCTCAAAGCCTAGGATCCGCAGGACGGGCCATGCGCTGA
- a CDS encoding LacI family DNA-binding transcriptional regulator yields the protein MATMDDVARIAGVSVSTVSHVLNGTRKVNPATRANVEAAIDKIGYRRNVVARSLAAGKTHTIGLSISAFTNPYFGGLVHAVEQRLSAAGFVLILGDSHDEPESETKVVDSLLDRQVDGLILAPAAGSERVTIPNILASNTPLVLLDRALDIDCDYVGTENYTSAYDLTAHLLDRGHSRVAVVRGLVGISSTTERFDGYAAALADRGIALDPVLVLEGNSSVEAAETEVRRLMAGPDRPTALVSMNNSMTIGSLKAARSLSLSIPEDLAFACYDDFEWSELFEPRLTASAQDVRTIGCTAVELLLERIEGYDGPPRKIAVPTTFHHRNSCGCDH from the coding sequence ATGGCGACGATGGACGATGTCGCACGGATCGCGGGTGTGTCGGTCTCGACCGTCTCGCACGTGCTCAACGGAACGCGCAAGGTCAACCCGGCCACTCGGGCAAACGTCGAAGCGGCGATCGACAAGATCGGCTATCGGCGGAATGTGGTTGCGCGATCGCTCGCGGCCGGTAAGACGCACACCATCGGACTGTCTATTTCCGCGTTCACCAATCCATACTTCGGTGGTCTCGTACACGCTGTGGAACAGCGTCTTTCCGCGGCCGGGTTCGTGCTCATCCTCGGCGACTCCCACGACGAGCCTGAATCCGAAACAAAGGTCGTCGACTCGCTGTTGGATCGACAGGTGGATGGGCTGATATTGGCCCCCGCCGCGGGATCGGAGAGAGTCACCATTCCGAATATCCTTGCGTCGAATACCCCGCTGGTGCTGCTCGACCGCGCGCTCGACATCGACTGCGATTATGTCGGTACCGAAAACTACACTTCTGCATATGATTTGACAGCGCACTTACTCGATCGTGGCCATAGTCGCGTCGCCGTCGTGCGCGGCCTCGTGGGTATCTCGTCGACCACCGAGAGGTTCGACGGATACGCGGCCGCGCTGGCAGATCGAGGTATCGCGTTGGACCCAGTTCTGGTTCTGGAAGGTAATTCGAGCGTCGAGGCGGCCGAGACGGAGGTCCGTCGGCTGATGGCGGGGCCCGATCGACCCACCGCGTTGGTGTCGATGAACAACTCGATGACCATCGGTTCCCTCAAAGCTGCTCGCAGTCTGAGTCTTTCGATACCGGAAGACCTGGCCTTCGCCTGTTACGATGACTTCGAGTGGTCAGAGTTGTTCGAGCCCCGACTGACCGCGTCGGCGCAAGACGTCCGAACAATCGGCTGCACCGCCGTGGAGCTGTTGCTCGAACGTATAGAGGGGTACGACGGCCCGCCTCGAAAGATTGCCGTACCGACGACGTTCCATCACCGAAATTCGTGCGGCTGCGACCACTGA
- a CDS encoding nucleoside/nucleotide kinase family protein gives MTIDQDVHSATLDELVELARTLAVPGERHILGLTGAPGAGKSTVADQLVTALGPELAILVPMDGFHLANEVLLALGRLDRKGAHDTFDDDGYARLISAIRGQQQNDPIVYAPRFHREIEESIGSSIPVLPTVPLVITEGNYLLMDSDAWPRACALIDEVWFLAPTTELRHERLVRRHEAYGKSPEEAAFWALGSDERNAELIDSTAGRADRVVRLR, from the coding sequence GTGACGATCGACCAAGACGTGCACAGCGCCACGCTCGACGAGTTGGTGGAGCTGGCCCGGACGCTCGCGGTCCCAGGAGAACGTCACATCCTCGGACTCACCGGCGCTCCCGGTGCCGGGAAGTCCACTGTCGCGGACCAACTCGTCACGGCGCTCGGTCCCGAACTCGCCATCCTGGTGCCGATGGACGGCTTCCACCTGGCCAACGAAGTATTGCTCGCGCTGGGCCGCCTCGACCGCAAAGGGGCGCACGACACCTTCGACGACGACGGGTACGCGCGTCTGATCTCCGCGATCCGCGGTCAGCAGCAGAACGATCCCATCGTGTACGCACCCAGATTTCACCGCGAAATCGAGGAGTCGATCGGATCGTCCATTCCGGTGCTGCCGACGGTTCCACTTGTCATCACCGAAGGCAACTACCTACTGATGGACAGCGATGCCTGGCCGAGGGCCTGCGCTCTGATCGACGAGGTGTGGTTCTTGGCACCGACAACCGAATTGCGACACGAAAGACTTGTGCGCCGGCACGAGGCGTACGGCAAGTCTCCAGAGGAAGCAGCGTTCTGGGCCCTGGGGTCCGATGAGAGGAACGCGGAACTGATCGATTCGACGGCTGGTCGCGCCGATCGAGTTGTGCGTCTGCGATGA
- a CDS encoding PfkB family carbohydrate kinase: MKNVPESEPKRPTGVFVGLATLDVIHRIAQPPGPNEKITSLAQFVAAGGPAANAAVTFAALGGDAILVTALGDGPVAELIRADLAEFGVSVVDAAVGSIRTVPVSAVSVVDATGDRSVVSADGVDSAATPPDDLTDVVAKADVVLVDGHHPLIARAAAECAAAREITVVVDAGRWKPVMEELIPFASDMVCSDDFRMPGSEDTSTTATALVSAGVRIVVTTHGGAPVEWWSGEKSGSVPVEPVTVVDTLGAGDAFHGAYSYFCTQQGSSTQHDSSAQHDGLVSCIDRAARVAALRCSVVGPRAWLHRLPAPQTWK; encoded by the coding sequence ATGAAGAACGTGCCGGAATCTGAACCGAAGCGACCCACCGGCGTTTTCGTGGGACTGGCAACTCTCGATGTAATCCATCGAATTGCTCAGCCCCCCGGACCGAACGAAAAGATCACCTCGCTCGCCCAGTTCGTCGCTGCTGGAGGTCCGGCTGCGAACGCAGCCGTCACCTTCGCTGCGCTGGGCGGCGACGCGATCCTGGTCACCGCACTCGGCGACGGTCCGGTTGCCGAATTGATCAGGGCGGATCTGGCCGAGTTCGGCGTCAGCGTCGTCGACGCCGCTGTGGGCAGCATCCGCACGGTCCCAGTGTCGGCAGTATCCGTCGTCGACGCCACAGGCGACAGGTCGGTGGTGTCTGCGGACGGCGTGGACTCGGCGGCGACACCACCGGACGATCTCACCGACGTTGTGGCCAAGGCCGATGTCGTTCTGGTGGACGGCCATCATCCCCTTATCGCTCGTGCCGCAGCCGAATGTGCTGCGGCACGAGAAATCACGGTGGTAGTCGATGCAGGTCGCTGGAAGCCCGTCATGGAAGAACTAATCCCGTTCGCGTCGGACATGGTGTGCTCGGACGACTTTCGGATGCCAGGTTCCGAGGACACGAGCACGACGGCCACCGCATTGGTGAGCGCCGGGGTACGCATCGTCGTCACCACACACGGCGGTGCACCCGTCGAATGGTGGTCGGGCGAAAAGTCCGGTTCGGTGCCCGTCGAGCCCGTGACGGTGGTTGATACATTGGGTGCCGGAGATGCTTTTCACGGTGCCTACTCGTACTTCTGCACCCAGCAGGGCAGCTCTACCCAGCACGACAGCTCTGCACAGCACGACGGCCTGGTGTCCTGTATCGATCGGGCAGCTCGTGTCGCTGCCCTCCGATGTTCCGTGGTCGGGCCCCGCGCCTGGCTTCACCGACTCCCCGCCCCACAGACCTGGAAGTAG
- a CDS encoding ATP-binding cassette domain-containing protein: MSGEPVLEAHGLVKKYGNVTAINGADFELRAGEVLAVIGDNGAGKSSLIKALAGAVVPDAGEILMNGSPVSFKNTRDARAAGIETVYQDLAVVPALDIASNLYLGREVRRKGIAGSVFRRLDMPRMRQDASQHLVDLKIGIKSVNQAVETLSGGQRQGVAVARAAAFGRGVIIMDEPTAALGVRESGQVIDLIRSIRDRGIPVVLISHDMPHVFEVADRIHIHRLGKRAGVVDPKNRTMSEVVALMTGAEEPSDEERAGI; the protein is encoded by the coding sequence ATGAGCGGTGAACCTGTTCTCGAAGCACACGGTCTGGTCAAGAAGTACGGCAACGTGACTGCCATCAACGGTGCCGACTTCGAACTCCGAGCGGGCGAAGTTCTTGCCGTCATCGGCGACAACGGTGCGGGAAAGTCCAGTCTCATCAAGGCTCTGGCGGGTGCGGTGGTACCGGATGCCGGCGAGATCCTGATGAACGGTTCGCCCGTATCGTTCAAGAACACCCGAGACGCCCGAGCCGCCGGTATCGAGACGGTCTATCAGGACCTCGCGGTGGTGCCGGCACTCGACATCGCCTCGAACCTCTACCTCGGACGAGAGGTGCGACGAAAAGGCATCGCGGGCAGTGTGTTCCGGAGGCTGGACATGCCGCGGATGCGTCAGGACGCGTCCCAGCATCTCGTGGATCTCAAGATCGGCATCAAGTCGGTGAATCAGGCCGTCGAGACTCTGTCCGGTGGACAGCGACAAGGCGTCGCGGTGGCACGTGCGGCGGCATTCGGGCGCGGCGTGATAATCATGGACGAGCCGACCGCTGCTCTGGGCGTTCGTGAGTCGGGTCAGGTAATCGACCTGATCCGTTCGATCCGCGACCGCGGCATTCCCGTCGTTCTCATCAGTCACGACATGCCGCACGTGTTCGAGGTCGCGGATCGCATTCACATACACCGTCTTGGCAAACGCGCCGGGGTCGTCGATCCGAAGAATCGGACGATGTCCGAGGTCGTGGCGCTGATGACCGGCGCCGAGGAGCCGTCCGATGAAGAACGTGCCGGAATCTGA